In Helicobacter ibis, one genomic interval encodes:
- a CDS encoding thioredoxin family protein translates to MEKLTKEIYEDSIKEGVCLVAVGAPWCPDCRKIEPIMKILASEYSNISFFHLGADEEEELKDKLGVRRIPTLIFYKNGVEVGERVVEPDSKDKIENAIKVALEA, encoded by the coding sequence ATGGAAAAATTAACAAAAGAAATCTATGAAGATTCTATTAAAGAAGGCGTTTGTTTGGTTGCTGTGGGTGCTCCTTGGTGTCCTGATTGCAGGAAGATAGAGCCTATTATGAAGATTCTAGCTAGTGAGTATTCTAATATCAGTTTCTTTCATCTTGGTGCTGATGAAGAGGAAGAGTTAAAAGACAAGCTAGGCGTTAGAAGAATCCCTACTTTGATTTTTTATAAAAATGGTGTGGAGGTTGGTGAAAGAGTTGTTGAACCAGATTCTAAGGACAAAATAGAAAACGCAATTAAAGTAGCATTAGAAGCATAA
- a CDS encoding DUF2726 domain-containing protein, whose amino-acid sequence MKKIIQEIESGLITSNRLVNKATYELQQYNNELEALKKLQIAAQNYENKKFIQSKKIINGEEQQCMLALKELLPDKDIFTQISVSALINIPNEFKDEYAGLRQYYDKLYVDFVVCDYYKPRVIVEYQGSGHYGNEYVQDNIKRGVELRDFIKKCIFEMAKIPLLVVDINDFTKDQAFKVTMDSFTKLSQNKNSKEPAYNEYRKVATDYYMELKVNIKKYLEAELHRLNIIN is encoded by the coding sequence ATGAAAAAAATTATCCAAGAAATCGAAAGCGGACTTATAACTTCTAATAGACTTGTTAATAAAGCAACATATGAGCTCCAGCAATATAATAACGAACTTGAAGCATTAAAAAAGTTGCAAATAGCTGCACAAAACTATGAAAATAAAAAATTTATACAAAGTAAAAAGATCATTAATGGAGAAGAACAACAATGTATGTTAGCCTTAAAAGAACTACTGCCAGATAAAGATATTTTTACTCAAATATCAGTTTCAGCTCTAATTAATATACCAAACGAGTTTAAGGACGAATATGCTGGGCTTCGTCAATATTATGATAAGCTTTATGTTGATTTTGTTGTGTGTGATTATTACAAACCAAGAGTGATTGTTGAATATCAAGGTAGCGGACATTATGGCAATGAATATGTGCAAGACAACATAAAAAGAGGTGTTGAGTTGAGAGATTTTATTAAAAAGTGCATATTTGAAATGGCAAAAATTCCACTTTTAGTTGTTGATATAAATGATTTTACAAAAGATCAAGCATTTAAAGTCACTATGGATAGTTTTACAAAATTAAGTCAAAATAAAAATAGTAAAGAACCAGCTTACAATGAATATAGAAAGGTCGCAACAGACTATTATATGGAATTGAAAGTAAATATAAAAAAGTATTTGGAAGCTGAGTTGCATAGATTAAATATAATAAACTAA
- a CDS encoding YebC/PmpR family DNA-binding transcriptional regulator, with protein sequence MGRAFEYRRASKEKRWDKMSKLFPKLGKAISIAVKEGGSGDPDMNSKLRSAILAAKAQNMPKDNIEAAIKRALGKDGITITEVNYEIKAPHGALFFVECATDNSTRTVANLKSYVNKFGGQMLTNNSLEFMFSRKAHFEISKENINDIEELELELIDFGLETLEVDGDIIHIYGDYTSFGTLATALEEKGLDVKKAALERIANNPVEFSEEQLVDIEKLLDKIEEDDDVQVVFTNIA encoded by the coding sequence ATGGGAAGAGCGTTTGAGTATCGTAGAGCAAGCAAGGAGAAGCGTTGGGATAAAATGTCTAAGCTATTTCCAAAATTAGGCAAGGCAATTAGCATTGCAGTAAAAGAAGGAGGAAGTGGCGATCCTGATATGAACTCTAAATTAAGAAGTGCGATTTTAGCAGCAAAGGCACAAAATATGCCAAAGGATAATATAGAAGCTGCAATTAAAAGAGCATTGGGTAAAGATGGAATTACTATTACAGAAGTAAATTATGAGATAAAAGCCCCTCATGGTGCATTATTTTTTGTGGAATGTGCTACTGATAATTCAACTAGGACGGTAGCGAATCTAAAAAGTTATGTAAATAAATTTGGCGGACAAATGCTTACTAATAATTCTTTGGAGTTTATGTTTTCTAGAAAAGCACATTTTGAAATCAGTAAAGAAAATATAAATGACATTGAAGAGCTAGAGCTAGAGCTTATTGACTTTGGCTTAGAGACTTTAGAAGTTGATGGTGATATAATACACATCTATGGTGATTATACGAGTTTTGGCACTTTAGCGACGGCTTTAGAGGAAAAAGGCTTAGATGTAAAGAAGGCTGCTTTAGAGCGTATAGCAAATAATCCAGTTGAGTTTAGTGAGGAGCAATTAGTTGATATAGAAAAGCTACTTGATAAAATAGAAGAAGATGATGATGTGCAAGTAGTATTTACAAATATAGCTTAA